In the genome of Thunnus albacares chromosome 8, fThuAlb1.1, whole genome shotgun sequence, the window TTTGGTGTTTTATGGCTGGATTACCAACAGGTAATTTTAACTGAAAACGTGTTTGTGGATATGCACCACTGAAGTACAATATCACCTGGAACAGTGAGGGTCTTGCTTTATTACACAATCTTGTTGAGAGGCTTTGTATCAAAATATCCTGTTGTGACCATTATTATTCaagttttgtgaaatgttgcacATTCCTtagttaattaataaataaaatcaaattaccacacagAAAACCTGGGGTCAAGTAGTATTgtactataaaaaaaactgtacacatGGCACAGAAAACAGGAAGGAACTGGGATTAGTAGGGGCCCCGTACCTCATTTTTTGCCCTGGTTCTCCCCTAGCAGGTTAATCCAGTCATGCAACAGCtcagtgttttttctatttGATTATGGAGGACAATTTGACATAatgacattgtttttatttatttttatttattttagcaaATACAGTGGTTACACAAGTATTAaatgtaaaaccacaaaaatacatacacaaagaaaaatggcagctttaaaataagaaaacctACAGCTGTGAGGCTCTGTTGCTGCAGGCAGTGTGAGCGTTGAAATTTCAGCCTCTCTTGTGAATTTCTGATTTAAGTTGAAGTTACTAAAAATTTTCAAAATTAGGATAGAAAATTatgaacataaaatacatttcactACAGGGACGCCCTTTGAGAGTGAGCCCACAGCAGCCTGCTGACTCTTCCCCTGTGCCGCCACCTCCTAAACCAAAATCTGCCACAACAGAGGCCACCAAGCAGCAAAATGAGGAGATCCTCAACGCCATCCTTCCACCCAGGTATAGTTTTTCCCCCATCTACAATATACTGTTCAACAAGTACAGCCCACACTGTCACTTATCTCAACCTCTGATATTACAGGGAATGGACGGAGGGATACCAGCTGTGGGTGCAGCAAGTGTCCAGTGCTCCTTGTACACGGACAGATGTGGTGCGCCTGGAGGAACTACTGGACATGAAGATGCAGCAAAGGCAAGCCAGAGAAACAGGCATCTGCCCCGTCCGCAGGGAGCTATATTCCCAGTGCTTTGGTAAGGAGGAGGCTGAGATGCCAGTGACCACTCAGGTCATTGTGCTTATTATGTTGGATGGACTTTAATATTGGTTAAAGTATAAACTGCACCAGACATACAAACATGTAGCTCAAGGACAGGTATTCTTACTAGTTTTTGATccctatgtttacatttttaaggcTTTCGTTGTGACCATACACTGAAATTCCAATTATACACCTAATTTTGTAATTCTTTTAGATGAGCTGATCAGACAGGTAACCATCAATTGTGCTGAGAGgggtctgctgctgctgcgggtAAGAGATGAAATTCTAATGACCATTGCTGCCTACCAGACACTTTATGAGAGCAGCGTGGCTTTTGGCATGAGGAAGGCACTGCAGGCTGAGCAGGGCAAGACTGACATGGAGAAAAGAGTAAGGATGTCGAGTTATTCATGTTATGAGATTTAATGTGGTACCTATGTAAAGATATAGGAAAATAACTTAATGGCTGTATTTCagttacacatccagcagagagCACCATTTCTCTTTAAGTGTTACTGTAACACAAGGATGGTGGCAGTACTCTTTGCATAATCAATCCTGCATCTGGAACTAAGAGTGCGTCTTACTACATACCTAGATTTCTGAGCTGGAGAATGAGAAACAAGACCTAAGGAAGCAACTGAACGAACAAAAAGCTAAATGTGATGCAGTTGAAAAGAGGGAAAGCGAAAAGCGTCAGGTGGAAGAAAAGAAGCACACAGAGGAGATTCAGTTCCTGAAGAGAACCAACCAGCAGCTCAAGGTGATTTTCATAATTgcatacaaaagaaaaatgtcttctttAGATTAAGCACCAATAGTAGCTGTGTTGCctgttttaaaattttaatctgtCTTCCTATTTAGACCCAACTGGAAGGGATCATTACACCAAAGAAGTAACTTCGACAAGCAAGAACTGAGTTGCCATTTCCCAGTGCAGAACATCACtaaatttgtctttttgctTGTTCTTTTAATTATATCAATTTCAAATGTCAACTTAACTGTCTAATAAGcaaatcttttatttctctcaaaCAGCATGACATGATAAGTACAGTTGAAACAATTACTGTACATTTCTCTTGAACATCAAGAGAGCATTACacagatgaagatgaaatgatgaatgaattgTCATTCAAAAACAGTGTGGGTTGAAGGGAAAAGAGAGTTGAAAGGCAAGATACAGTCATTTCCCTGAGGGTCAGACAAGGTCAAGATAAGGCATCTAGTGGCCAACTTGATAAAAAACCATTTCACACTCAGTTAGCATTCCACCTTTTTATCAACTCACATTTTCGATAAAAACTTAGCCTTTTGGctaatttaaataaagaattattacatatgttgtgttttataacTCCAGTCTAGTGCTTTGATCTCTTGGCCTTTTGGCCTTCTGTGGCTGATTCTGGGGCctttctgttcttgtttttgtttttcacattgtgTGTTTCGTAATAGCGTACACCGACTTTCTTCGACTTCTTAGCACGGTCCATCGCTCTTCTCTGTAGAGATGGACAAAGAGGAacagagggggagaaaaaaaaatgatgaaaaaaaaaagaacagagcttttcattttcattcctcTTACATCAAGTAAGAGGAATACACATTCATCAAATGTGACTAGTCAGAGAGATTGGCCTGTTTGATGTCAGTGAGAACACTGCATACCTCTTTAGATGACAGTCTGGGCAGCTGGGCAGACTCCTTGCCCTCCTCAGCTTTCCTCTTCTTGCCCTTCTGGACTGCAGCTGATTCAAGCAATATTAACAAAGGTGAATAATGACATGCTGCATGTCAGATCTCAGATCTCAATGTCAACCTGAACTAACCATACACGTTTATTTTGTGTGGTTACAGGTAAATACTGTATCAATcagtttatgtatttttgtgtcaaacttaagaaaataaatcataCCAGTGGCATGTGtgcttttctgttctgttatttGTTCTGAGGAAGATTTTTTGAATGCTTACCAAATCCTATGGGATAAGTTTTCCAAAACAATTTCTACATGCAACACCATAAAAAGCCATGACAAACATTTTGATTAACTACCTTTCTTCTGTGCTGCTGCCGCTTGTTTAGTCTTGATGTCTGTGAACACTTTGTCAGAAAGCGCCTTAGGTATACTGTCCAGGGAGAAACAAAGAGTCAAACATTATTTTCTACCCAACAAAGCAAACAGTTTAGTCTTGTTGGAATTGGCTAAAATCAACAGTAATCAAATTAGGCTCAGAGTAACAATACAATTATAATTTGAAATGAGATGCAGATTAAAGAGCACAATGCTAAAGTTATGGAACAGGCCACTGATGAGACAAACAGTGAAACTGATGACTGCCAGTCCCCAGAGGCTTACAGACTGGGTAGCATAGACCACCTAAAATGCATGGCATCTCTCTGCCGGACATCATGTTATTTGACACGATAAAAGAAATGAGGACAAtatacaaaacaaagaaaatatgtaaGTGAGGTTTGGGTGAGAGCAGACAGACCGGATTGCAGAGAAGCGCTTGGATTTGGCCCGGTCCAGGAACTGCTTGTACTTAGCGATTTTCTCATCCAGCTCTCGGATCACCTCGCGTGAACTCTTGTTGTAGTTTGCCTTGCCAGTCCGAGCGGTTGTTGGCTCGGAGAGCTCAGTCTCTCCATCAGCTGGCTCAACAACGGTCCcgtctcctccttcatcctcctcttcttcttcgcTGTCTTCCTCACCATCAGAGCCAGAGAAGTCAGAGATGTCTAGGTCTGGCATCTCCACGGGAACCAAGTCTTCCTCGCTGAACTCAGGTGCCACATTGATCTTGCCAAAGTTCTGTCGCACATTAGACAGAATCTTCTGgacctcctctttctttctctgctgttgGTGCTGCTGTTCTTCGTGTTCTGCTGACAGGGGTTCTGACTTGTCTGGCTGTTCCTCCTGCACATTCTCAACTACCTCTGAGGGTCCTTCAACTGCCAGATGCTCCTTGTCCTAGAAAAATTAGAGTAACAAAAGACAGGTTGACACACAGGGCACAGGTTGGTGTAGAAAAAAATTCATTTACTGAACAAACACACCTCAGTTTAAAAAGTGGAAAACTCAGTAAACTTTACCTCTTGATCCCCCTCAGGTCCTGGTGGTTTCACAAAGAAGGGGATACGTCCCCTTTGCCAATCATTCAACACCATTTTGGAGACTGTTGAGAGATCTGGTTCACCCCCCTGCACAACACCAAGAATAAACTGTTCAAgcttaaaatttaaaacaagtGGTTCACATACGCTTTGCTATTTAACTGGAAGCCTTTACAGTTTGGCAACTAATGTGAGCAGAAAATGGAACAGATTAACCAAATATGGATTTGCTCTTGCACTTCATAAAAGGGACAATTAAAATCCTCTGGTGTGCAAATGAATGTTCTCGTGCGAGTGTTCCGACTTAAACTGAAATAACTACTCATACTGATAATGAAGTTTTGTTTGGTAACCGCATTCTCTGCTTGTTAGAAGTTATGGCagatttttatgaaataaaatagtaaaataaaacaaaaactgaaggCACAGCAGTTTTCGATTATGACCTGTTAAAGTCCTGTTAGCACTAAAATATAAGAGGTAAATTCAGACCTTCAAAAGTTTCCCAGTGCGAAATGCCAGCTTCTCAAGGAAGTCTTCAGCCGAGTTCCAAGTGGGGATGCGGTAGGTCTTCTGAATATATTCTGGCTTGGCCCGCTCCAGTACTGCCCCAATGTGCTCCTCTGGGTTCCTGATCTTCTCCACTTGAACCttacagaaagagaggaaaaaaggcaTTCAACTTATGATATGAACCTGAAACCTTTCAGTTACGGGGACTGCATGGCATACACGTTAAACCTTTGATGCGGAAAAAGGATCTGGAGGATCAGAATCTGAGCTGAtcgaggcttttttttttcaaacgaCTGGGTATTACCAATATAAAGCTGAAACCATTTCTGATCCTGTTCAATGCACTCAAGCTGTCGTAAATGTCACATTAACAGTTGGTGGATTAGGATTGTCCTAAGTGGGACATTACTGTTAAGTTTTACTAATGCTACCGTTTTTCAGGATACCGTATACAAGGCGGATATCACAAAACAAACTTACCACTCCTTTGAGAACAATATCAGATTCGCTGTCTTCTGAAGGGTAGACAACACCAGGGCAGTCTATGAGAAAGATGCGCCTCATCAAAGTGATGTACTGCCACACCTAAAAAGAAAggagattcatttttttttttagtactgTCAAATCATTTCAGTTTCAAACAAGATGTGAACTcctgtgtgatattttccatgTTGGTGTTTACTGATATAAAAAGATAAGACCGATGTGATGGGTGGGGCGGCAATATATgaaactgattatctttggaaCGGCAATGCAAAGACTGTTTTAACCCTGATCAAAACAGTAATAACAGGTTTGCTTATTCTCTCTCCTCAAGCAGCAAATAACTTCTCCCTTCTATGATTGCTTCATCAGCTGGAGGGATTTTAATGTAACCGTTCacttaaagacaaaaaaaaaaaaaaaaggaggaatgGCAGTCAAATCAGTGCTGCAGATCATTAACTTGTTTGGCTGTCATCACCAGGGTTAGTTCTGAGGTGAGAACCAAAGAAAGTGGGAAATAAAGAAGTGCTGGCTACGGGCCCATCAGATTCATTGGATAGGTGTATAGAAAAATCTCCCTTCTGTTGCGGTCCAAGTTCACAGCTTTGGTAAGCATAGACAAGCTAAGATATTTTCCCCTTCTTTCGCCTTGACCCTGCTTTGGACACTGGGGATTTCAAGACGTTGTTCGTTTCCAAACAGGATAAGCAGCCCCAGAGAGAGGAAATTAAGGATAAAAACGGttgttgttctttctcttgGCCCGACATCCAGTTAGATTTTCAGTTATATAGTTAAAGACACGAAGCGGAGTACTTCTGTTGTTGCAGCTATCAACAATTACCGAGCTAAGAAAAGGAACATGAAGCTCCTTTCACCTCTACGCTCTTTACATTTTTCTAAAACATCACCCTTCCCAtttcctttatttctaatttcattgattttattagCACTGCTTATGTACTATTGCTTTGTCTTCTCTTGTCAGAGACAGATTTCCACTATTTTGTGATAAATGGTAATGTCTTAGGAACCTGAATCTACTGCCAAATTTCTTTGGTGTAAATAGAAATTACAATCTAAGTATAGACCACAAAATACGTTCACATATATTCTCTTTCAGGAAGTCAAGAATACGTAGTTTTTCTTGTAGTCCTTTTCACAGGACTGTCATCGCAAGTGTAAATTTAGTTTGCATGGTTGAGATGACACCCAGATCCTACCTTTGTTTCTCCGGCAAGGGGTGCCACATTGCAGACCTTCTTAGACCGCAGTGTGTTGATGACTGAGCTCTTTCCCACATTCGGGTAGCCAATGAAACCCACACTTATCTGTTTCTTGTCTGTGTGGAGCTGTAGGGAGGCAAAAAATAAAGTCAGAGTGTCGTGTTTCCTAAACAACAGTCTCAGTCTGTCTTCAGTTCATGGAGGTAATTTTAGATTGGGCTCTGTTGCCATTAGCAATAAAAGAAGTGAACTTGTCATCACTCCAGAACTGCAATGTAGTTTGTTCAAAACTCATACCAAAGGATCttttaaaaaggatttttatgtaaacaaaacaatcacGAAACTCTGAAACCTTTCAAAACAAGAGATATAACTATATTTTATATCCTATGTTTGTCCCAGAAGGTAAACTCTGAAGGCTGTTTTGGAACAGACTTACTTCAGtgatggacaaaaaaaaaaaatgaggacaGAAGAAGGCTGAAACTCAGgcacttttgtttttcataagtAAATACGTAAATCTTTTATAAGAGTATTAGGGcaattaaaaacatcagaaacaacAGGAAATCAAATGTGGTGTAATTTGAATATCCAAGGCCTTCaactaaaaagcaaaacaatgagctcTGTTGCAGATTTAATGACGCCGCAGACCAAACCATAACAGCTAAACATGCAGTACTCGTGCTTGTTTGTTATTGCAGCAGTAAATGGTTTAAGCTCATAAtgaatttaacatattttgagGAATATTTGAGGATATTTCAGCCATGTGCTTACCTTGCCAAACTGTCTGAGCAGCTGGATGAGGGAGCCCTTACCAAATGAGTTGGTGAGGCTTGCATGGAAAGCCAGAGTTGGGTACTCCTGGGACAAAACCGCTACCCACCGTTTctggttaaaaaacaaatcGTTAGAGACTGTTACTAAGAGGAGAATAGACACAACAAAGTTCCTTCGAGTCTAATGGGGGAGACAAAGGTAAATGCGTTGTTCTGGATATCTTACCGTGACCCAGGTGGGGATCAGATCACACTTGTTTAAAACAAAGATCAAATGTTTCCAGGGTTTCTCCTTCTTTAGATAGGCCTCTATGCTCTTGGAGCGTGTTCCCATGGGATCGCGGGCATCCAGCACTTGGATGATGACATCAGAAGAGTCAATCACCTGTAGCAATTAAACAGTCAGCTGTAGAATTAATCCTGAACACACACTCTTATCAGTGTACAAAGTCGACAGTAAGGATTTACATAATACACAGTCCTGACAGATGATAGAAACGATACCTTGTAAAGCTCTCCCCAGATCCTCTTGGATTGACCCTTTTTGAAGATTTCCTCACGTGCTTCCTCCCTGTTGCAAAATGTGAATTAAGACCGTGAAAATTCAGCAACTATGCTTTTGACCAGTAAGATGTGTTGGATACTGATTATAGCATCTTTTGATGGACTTACCGGACCCCTGTGTCCTCAGTCACCAGGTCTGTGTCCTTATCTGCGTTGTAACTCAGGGCTGAAGCCTCAGCTTGCTCTAAGAGGTCCTTCACATCCCCTACCATGAGGTTGGGCTTCTTTCTCTGAGACTTGGGCCCAAATGTGGTCTCAAAACCCTCTGTGTCTAGAATGTGCACCTTGGAGTTCTGCAGGTGTAGAAACAGAATGAGAGTCAACAGTAAACCAGGAGAGCAGTTCAGATTGTTTAAGGCAGTAATTTCTAGGGATGTCTCATTGGAGTTATTGTAGTTATACACAGTACAGTAATATTGCATTGAAACAGGTGGGCAACAGGAGGAAAGGTTTTCGTTGGTGTTACAACCAGTTTTTGATACAGTCAAAGTGATACAGTCCTTTTAAGGGTTTCAGATAGAATCAGAGAACAAACGCATACAGTAAACAGAaccctcaaaaatgcaaaaactcaGCCAATGAAACAGCCAAGCCTGTGCCAGTACTGATTAAGTGTTCCAATTATCTTAAAACACAAGCCATACCTCTAATGCAACACTGCCATAAGGGGTGGGATGACATACAGTTTTTGGCTTTTGTCAGAAACAGTGCTGTTTCAGGTTGCCTTGATTAACTGCCAAGATCTTCTACAGAGATCCCTGGTtctttgaaaacacatttccccCGACCTAATCACAAACTCTGGTTTAATTCTTCTGCCCTTTTTGGTGCTAGATCATTCCACTAGTCAATCaccagtcagacaatcagattGATGAGCATTGTTTTTCACTTACTCGATAAGTGTTTTATCAAAACCATCAAAGGTCattcagaagaaaacaaacaaggaagCGATTCACGGATCTGACAGCGATGTAACAGAAAACAGGTGCTCCTTATGCACGGGTAGGCAATCAATGTCCATAAAAAAGGGGAATGAATTCCGCAAAAGTCAAGGCGCATTCCTTCGTCAAGGcacaaaagtaaacaaaacaatccTTTATTATAGTGGCTACATGGTAAAAACAAGACCAACGCCTATCGACTGCACATTAGTCTTCCTCAGGGTCAAACAATCATATACTCAGACCTCAATCACACACTTTTTCACAGCTACCTCCGGCTCATTACACATTTATGCAATAAATAAACACTATGTCACAGATAATAGTAAAGAAAATATGTATGAATAAACATCACATGTAACAATCCAGTTGGCTTTGACACAGTTAGTAGATCAGGATgtcttcttattttcttttttttttttaaatttgtttataGTGCAATACAAGTGACCAATATGAAAAAAGAGCAACATATGACAAACAGGGGAAACTAGACCCAAACAAAGCtaaataaaaagagaggaaaaaggcaaaaatagcagcaacaataacaacaagaaTGATGAAAGagaacacaaataaacaaaaaaaaaaaggcatattGTTTGGCTTAGATTTTCTCATTGTAGCACGCATGTGTTTaggtaagtgtgtgtttgcatgggtgggttttttatttgaaagatatagagatagagagagagagcataaaGTGCAAGGGGAAGACAGTATTAACCAAAGGaagaatgagaaagaaagaaaataaataaataaataaaaataacatagcTACTATGCTCTTGGAGGGCATCTCTGGTTGGGCTCCAAGGACAAAGAGGAACCTGGGTGGATCCGGAGCAGGTCAGGTAAGGACAACTGGGTCAGGGCtgaattttatgtatttattgttgttttcccttccttgtaatttttgtttgtttgcttgttttatccttttttttttttttttttttttttagcccttttacccttctcctcttccttgcTTTCTTTGCTCTTGCCTGCTTTAGGTTGTTGGAGGTCAGATGCCCTTTAGAAACAGCCTCCACCCGTACAGGAAGGGTCTGTTCAACTGGGTCTGAGGAGCAGCTTTCTATTTGGAG includes:
- the dnali1 gene encoding axonemal dynein light intermediate polypeptide 1, whose product is MIPPAESLLKYDNPVLVSKSTDKKSPKGRPLRVSPQQPADSSPVPPPPKPKSATTEATKQQNEEILNAILPPREWTEGYQLWVQQVSSAPCTRTDVVRLEELLDMKMQQRQARETGICPVRRELYSQCFDELIRQVTINCAERGLLLLRVRDEILMTIAAYQTLYESSVAFGMRKALQAEQGKTDMEKRISELENEKQDLRKQLNEQKAKCDAVEKRESEKRQVEEKKHTEEIQFLKRTNQQLKTQLEGIITPKK
- the gnl2 gene encoding nucleolar GTP-binding protein 2 is translated as MVKPRFKGKSSINPSSSSSNPDRAKGAGGNNMRDRSTIKRLNMYRQKQRCNDRGKVIKPLQFQSTVAPGTVARVEPNIKWFANTRVIKQSSLQKFQEEMGAVQKDPYRVVMRQSKLPMSLLHDRVKAHNSKVHILDTEGFETTFGPKSQRKKPNLMVGDVKDLLEQAEASALSYNADKDTDLVTEDTGVREEAREEIFKKGQSKRIWGELYKVIDSSDVIIQVLDARDPMGTRSKSIEAYLKKEKPWKHLIFVLNKCDLIPTWVTKRWVAVLSQEYPTLAFHASLTNSFGKGSLIQLLRQFGKLHTDKKQISVGFIGYPNVGKSSVINTLRSKKVCNVAPLAGETKVWQYITLMRRIFLIDCPGVVYPSEDSESDIVLKGVVQVEKIRNPEEHIGAVLERAKPEYIQKTYRIPTWNSAEDFLEKLAFRTGKLLKGGEPDLSTVSKMVLNDWQRGRIPFFVKPPGPEGDQEDKEHLAVEGPSEVVENVQEEQPDKSEPLSAEHEEQQHQQQRKKEEVQKILSNVRQNFGKINVAPEFSEEDLVPVEMPDLDISDFSGSDGEEDSEEEEEDEGGDGTVVEPADGETELSEPTTARTGKANYNKSSREVIRELDEKIAKYKQFLDRAKSKRFSAIRIPKALSDKVFTDIKTKQAAAAQKKAAVQKGKKRKAEEGKESAQLPRLSSKERRAMDRAKKSKKVGVRYYETHNVKNKNKNRKAPESATEGQKAKRSKH